The Desulfonatronum lacustre DSM 10312 region GGGCTTTCAAACTCTGGTGCGCAACCTCTGGAACTGCTTCCTGCGCAACGGTTTGCTGCTGGCGGAAATCAACCCCTTGGTGCTGACGGGGGACGATCGCTGGCTGGCCCTGGACGGCAAGGTGGAGGTGGACGACAACTTGGCGGATCAGCGACCGGAGTTGCGGCGCTATGAACGGGACCTCTACTTCAGCGATCAGGAGTGCAGGGCCAGGCAGGCTGGATTGAGCTATCACCGCTTCGGCGGCCGGGTGGGTCTGATGGTCAACGGGGCCGGGCTGGCCATGGCCACCATGGATCTGCTTACCTTTTCCGGTCTGGAGCCGGCAAATTTTCTCGACCTGGGCGGAGGCGCCGGTCAAAAGGCCATGGACGCGGCCATGGCCATCCTGCTCGACGATCCTCAGGTCGAAGCCGTGTTGATCAACCTGTTCGGTGGCATCCTTTCCTGTGAAAAGGTGGCCGCGGCCTTGAAGAACGCCCTGGGCGGCCGCCCGCCGTCCAAATCGGTGGTGGTGCGGCTTTCCGGGCATGGGGCAGAGGCCGGTTGTGCTTTACTGGCGGACGTGCCCGGAAACACTTTGCATGTGACCGACGACTTGAGCCAAGCCCTGGCCGTGTTGAAGACGCTTGTCCCGAGTCGGACTCCGGTCGCGGAGGCAACCGGCGGATCGGGCTCTGGTTTGTCCACGGCGTCCTTCACGGGGGCATCGTCCATCCCCGTCGCCGAAAGTTTACCTCGTGACCGGCCCTTCGGCCTGAATGCTTCCTCCCAAGTTTTGGTGCAGGGGCTGACCGGAAGGGAAGGGCAGCGCCATGCCGCCCTGATGCAGGAATATGGAACCCTGGTTGTGGCCGGAGTGACGCCCTTCAAGGGCGGGGAGAACGTGCTCGGGCTGCCGGTCTATTCCAGCGTGGCCGCGGCGGTGTCCAAACACCGGATCGACGTCTCCATTATTTTCGTTCCCGCCGCGGTGGCCGCGGACGCCATCCTGGAGGCGGCCCAGGCCGGAGTGCCCTGGATCGTCTGCATTACCGAGGGCATTCCCCAGATGGACATGCTCCGGGTGCTCAAGCAGCTCGACGGCTCGCCCAGCAGGTTGGTCGGTCCCAATACTCCCGGCCTGATCGTGCCCGGTGAGATCAAGGTCGGGATCATGCCCGGCCATATCTTCACCCCCGGGCCGGTGGCCGTGCTCTCCCGCAGCGGCACGCTGACCTATGAAACCGTGCACCGCCTCTCAGCGGCCGGCATCGGCCAATCCGTATGCATCGGCGTGGGCGGAGACCCCTACGTCGGTTTGGGGTTGACGCCCTGCGCCGAGTTGGTGATCGCTGATCCCCGGACCGAAGCCGTGTTGATCCTGGGCGAGATCGGCGGTCGGGCCGAAGAGGAAACCGCCGAGCACCTGCGGACCATGGGCTGGAACGGACCGATCCTGGCCTTCATCGCCGGACGGACCGCCCCCGAGGGCAAGCGTCTCGGCCATGCCGGAGCCATTCTGGAAAAGGGCGGCGGCGGCATCCAGGCCAAACTCGATCGCCTCCAGGCCGCCGGCGTGACCCTCTGCACGAATCTGGACGACATCGCCCGGCTGACCGGGGAGGCATTAGAAATAGGGCGCGGATGAAAGCCATAGCCTGTCTGGCGGTGGGGCGGTTGAAAACGCCGCACTGGGTGCGGGCCGCGGAGCACTACGCGACGTTGATTGGGCGGTTCGTCCGGTTTGAACGTGTGGAGGTCAAGGACGCTCCGGGCCACTTGACCCTGGAACGGCGGATCGACATGGAGAGCAAGGCACTGCTGGCCAAACTGGGACCCAAGGACCGGGTCCTGGGTTTGGACGCGGCGGGACGGGGGTATTCATCGGAAGCCTTTGCTACGGCCCTGGAAGCATGGTGGGAAGACCCGGTGCGCCGACCTTGTTTCGTGCTGGGCGGCGCCTTCGGCTTTTCCGGAGAGTTTCGGGAGCGCTGCGATCAATTGATCAGCCTGAGTCCCATGACCTTGCCCCATGAACTGGCCCGTGTGGTGCTTTTCGAACAGGTTTACCGAGCCCTGACCATCCAGCGGGGGACGGGCTATCACCATTGAACGGTTGGGAAGGAGATATTCCATGAGACGGCATTGGATGCCCTTGGTCATCGGGGCGGGTCTGCTCGTTCTGGGACTTGCCGGTTGCGCCTCTCCGTCGTTGCAGCAAGGCCGTATCGGCAATCTGGAGTATGCCCTGGTGGAAGTCCGCGACCGCCAGGACCGACTGGCGGATGAATTCCGGGAACGCCTGGACTCCATGGAGCTGTCGCTGTTGCAACAGGAACGCTTTCTCCAGGATGTCTTGGCCGCGCAAGATCCGACCAAGTCGGTCGTCGAGGAAACTTCCCGAAGCACTCCGAAGTCCGCGGATGCAATGACGCCGCCCTCCGCAACGCCTTTCGAGGCGGACCAGACAGAGGCGGTTCCAGCACTACGGACGCCTTCCGAACCCGCATCCGTTCCTGGACCTCGCCTGACTCCGGAACCCGAGGTCCGACCCTCGCCGACTCCCAAGCCTCAACCGTCCGCTTCAGCCGATTCACGGGATCAAAACGAGGCCAAGGAACTGTACGATCAGGCCTTGGCAAAATATTATCGAGGCGAATACGCCCAGGCCCGTGCGGACTTTTTCACCTTTCAAGAACGTTTTCCGAACCACCCCCTGGTGCCCAACGCGCTGTATTGGCAAGCGGAAACCCACTACGCCCAAAAGCAGTTCGCACAGTCCATTCTGGTCTTCAAGGAACTGAGCCGACGGTTTCCCAAAAGCGCCAAGGCTCCCGACGCCCTGCTCAAGGCCGGGTTCGCCTATGAGCAGTTGGGGGACTATCCCAACGCCCGCTTTCATCTCCGGATCGTCATCGACGATTACCCCGACACTCCGGCCTCTCGGTTGGGCCGTGAGCGCCTGCCACAACTGCCGACCACCGCTTCGTGAGCCGAATACGCCTGAAAGCGCACCCGGATATGGACCCGGATCGTCGCGACGAATATCTGGCCAGCTTGGCGCTACGCAACAGCAGCGGCCTGGGGCCGCGGACCTGGAAGCGTCTTTTGGAGCATTTCGGGCGGGCCGCCGTGGCTGTCGAACACGCCGGGCAATGGCATGACCTCGGGCTGGCGCGGAAAAATCAGGTCCGGGAGTTTCTGGCCGGTTCCTGGCGAACGGCCGCGGAGCAGGAGGCCCAGGACGCCCGGAACAAGGGCATGGAGGTTCTGCTCTGGTCGGACAGGGACTATCCGGCGTTACTGCGCCGCATCCCCAACCCGCCGGCCTTGCTCTACCTGGCCGGAGATCGCGGTCTGCTCGGTTCCCCGGCCCTGGCCATGGTCGGCTCCCGGAAGTGTTCCCGCTACGGCATGGAAGCCGTGCGCTCCATCAGCCGGGATGTGTCTCGAGCCGGAATCTGCGTTATTTCCGGATTCGCCGCTGGGATCGACCGTCAGGCCCATGTTTCGGCCCTGGAGGAGATCGGCTCCAGCATCGCCGTTCTGGGCACGGGCTTGGATCTATTGTACCCCGCCGCGAACAAGGATCTCTGGCTGCGCCTGCTTCGCCAGGGACTGATCGTGACGGAGTTCGCGCCGGGCACTCGGCCGGACGCGGTCAATTTCCCGCACCGCAACCGGATCATCAGCGGCTTGTGCCTCGGAGTCCTGGTGGTCGAAGCCGCCGTGCGCAGCGGCAGCCTGATCACGGCTTCCATCGCCCTGGAACAAGGACGCGAGGTTTTCGCCCTGCCCGGTCCGCTGAACATGGAGAGCTACAACGGCTGTCACCACTTGATTCGTCAAGGCGCGACCTTGGTCCGGACCGTGGAGGACATTCTGACGGAACTGCGGCCTCAGCTCATCGGCATCAAAGGGTCGGGCGCCCCGGATACCGCCCCGAAGCCTTCGACATCCGATTCTCAAGGCACCGGTTCGGACAAGCCCATGGACCCGCCCAACCTCTTTTCCAAAGAAGTATCCGGCGACTCTCTCATGGTCTCCTCGACCTCCAAGCCCGACAACCACTTCGCATCGGCGGATGAAAGTTGTTGGGAGACGTTGAATCCGGAAGAAGAACGATTGGTCAAATTTCTTGAGCACCGGGGCAGGGTGCACATCGACGACATTTGCAACGGACTTGATGATGAACCCTCGCGAATCAGTACGCTCTTGCTGCTTCTGGAAATGCGTTCTCTTGTCAGGCGATATCCGGGGATGTACTATTCGCTGTGCGGACGATAAACGTTTTTTTTCCGGTCGGCGTTGTTCACCGATCCTGGTCTTGACACCCAGACGACAAGGCGCGACTCTATTTATGCAAAAAATTCCATTAAATCTGGCCAAACCGGGCATGAAGCTGGCCAAGCCCATCCTCCGGGAAAACGGATTGGTATTGGTGGCCGAAAACACCGAACTTTCCGAGTCATTGCTGGAACGGCTGGAACGCATGGACGTGGCCATGATCACGGTCCAGGGCAATCCGGTGGACCTGGGAGGAGGGGGGAAGAATCCGTATACCATTCGGGTCGAGCGACTGGATCATTTGTTTCGCAAGCACGGCGACGATCCCTGGATGGTCAAGCTCCGGGCCCATCTGAAAGATTATTTTCTGCTCAAGGCCGCCAGCGCTACAGTGATCGCTGAATCACCGGAGCAGACCCTGCCGGCTGAACAGAAGGAACAGGGGGGCGCGGCATGAGCGAAGATCTGCGCACCGAGCGCAAGGGGCAATTGCTGGCGGTCAAGGATCTGCCCACGTTGCCCACGGTGTTGGAAGAAGTTTCCAAACTCCTGGAAGATCCCAACTCCTCAACCCAGCAGATCGCCAAACTGATCTCCCGGGACCAGGTGCTCTCGGCCAAGGTTCTGAAGATGGTCAATTCACCGATTTACGGGTTCCCCGGGCGGATCAGCACCATTCAACACGCCTTGGTCCTACTGGGGTTCAACGTCATCAAGGGGCTGATCATCAGCACCTCCGTATTCGAGTTGATGACCACTTCCATGGTCGGTCTGTGGGAACACAGCGTGGGGTGCGCCATGGCCTGCAACGCCATTGCTCGGGAGGCCGGGTTCAAGGAGCCCGAAGAATATGCCGTGGCCGGTCTGCTGCACGACCTGGGCAAGGTCATCGTGGCTCTGCAATTGCCGACGGCCAAGGCGGAGATCGACGCCGTGGTCCGCCAGGATGACGTGCTTTATCTGGACGCGGAAAAGAAGGTGCTCGGCTTCGGCCATGACCGAATCAACTCCTGGGTCGCGGATCACTGGAACCTGCCCGTGAACCTGAAGATCGGTATTTCCGGTCATCACCGTCCCGTTGCCGCGCAACATTATCCAAAAATGGCCTGCGTGGTGCACGTGGGCGACTTTTTGATTCGAACCCTGGAAGTCGGCTCCGGTGGCGACGACTTGGTACCCCGCCTCGATTCCGAAGCCCTGGCCTTGTTGCAGTTGGACATGAGCCAACTGGACAAGGTCTTGGACGTCATGGTCGCGGAAATCGAAGGTGACGGGCTGTCCATGGGGTTGGGCTAACCGTGCTGTGCGGGCGCAAGCTGCGTTTTTTCCTGGTTTGCGCGGATCGGGACCGGGTGGAGTTTTTCCAAAGTCTCTGGCCGTCGGACCAGGTGGAGTGGACGGTGTTCCAGCGCGGTCCCATGGCTCTGGAACAAGTCTTCAACGCCCCGCCGGACCTGCTCCTGGTGGACGACGACCTGCCCCAACTCTCCGGGCCGACCCTGGTGAACATGGTCAAGAGCGAGAATGTCTATCGCCAGTTGCCCGTGGTTCTTTGCCTGACCGAGGAAAAGCCGCTGGAAAACATGGATTTTCATGCGGTGGAGATGGATGACTTTCTTCTCTATCCCATCTCGCCCCTGGAAGCTCGGTCCCGTCTTAGCCTGACCCTGCATCGCGCTTCCCGCGAACTGGACGCCAATCCACTGACCAAGCTGCCCGGCAATACCTCCATCATTCAGCGCATCCAGGATTTGATCGACCGCAAGGAACCTTTTGCCCTGGCATACGTGGACCTGGATCACTTCAAGTCTTTCAACGACAAATACGGTTTTTCCCGGGGGGACGAGGTCCTGATGATGACCGCCCGGGTCATCGTGAACACCATCCGCTCCTTTGCCGGAAAACTCACCTTTGTAGGGCACGTGGGCGGAGACGATTTTGTCTTCATTCTGCCCCCGGACGCGGTGGAGTTCGCCTGTCAACGGGTCGTGGAGAGCTTCGACGGCATCGTCCCTCATTTTTACGACCAGGACGACCAGGAGCGCGGCTATATCCTTTCCACGGACCGCAAGGGCGCCTTGCAGCGTTTTTCCATGATGTCCGTATCCATCGCCGTGGTCTTCAACACCGACGGCCGACTCAAGCACTTCGGAGAGGCCTCGCAGATCGCCATGAACCTGAAGAAAAAGGCCAAGTCCATCCCCGGCAGTTCCTATGTCCTGGATCGCCGACAAGAATGATCTGTCCTCCTACGGGCGGATGTTCATGGCCCATTTGGGCGTGGAAAAAGGCTATGCCGAAGCCACCCTTGCCGCGTATGGGGTGGACCTGCTCCAGTTCGAGCATTTTGTCCGGGAGAAAGGCCTAGTCCCCGAGGCCCCGGAAAGCATTACCCGGGACACGGTGCGCGGCTACCTGGCCGATCTGCACCGCCGAGGCGTCAAACGCAGCTCCGTGGCCCGCAAGCTGGCCGCTCTGCGCTCCTACTTCCGCTTTCTGATCCGTCAGGACATTCTCCGCGTCAGCCCCTGCGCCGCCATCATCAATCCCAGGCAGGACGTTCGTCACCCGACCACTCTGAACGTGGATCAGGCCCTGCGCTTGGTGGAGGCCTCTCAGGAGCCGGATCCCCGTTCGCTGCGGAACATGGCTCTGCTGGAACTGTTGTATGGATCGGGGTTGCGGATCAGCGAGGCCCTGGGGCTGGACCTGTACGACGTGGACATGAACCAAGGCATGGTTCGCGTTCTGGGCAAAGGGGCCAAGGAACGCCTAGCGCCCATGACCGAGCCCGGAGTGGAGCGGATGCGCGTCTACCTGGAACACAGGGGGGCGTTTGGCCCTAAACCGGAGGAACGGGCCGTCTTTCTGGGGATGCGCGGCGGCCGGTTGAACCGGCGCGAGGCCGCTAAAATCGTGGATAAGATCGCGGCCCAGGTCGGGCTGGAACGCCGGATCAGCCCCCACGTCCTGCGCCACAGTTTTGCCTCCCACCTGCTGGAATCCGGGGCGGACTTGCGCAGCGTCCAGGAACTCTTGGGCCATGCCCGGCTCAGCACCACACAGCGCTACACCCATCTGGACCTGGCCCGGATCGTCCAGGTCTACGATCAGGCCCATCCTCTGGCCGGAAACAGCGGGGGAGGGGAGGGGGAAGGGTGAAGATGGAGGGCACCCCCGCGTGCCTGCCCTGCGGAACCTACCTCCCTGGGCGGGAAGTGGCCAGAAGATAGACTTCGTGCGGGTCGAGGATCAGGACCACGCTGCCGTCGCCCATGATCGTGGCCCCGGAAATGCCGTCGATGTCTCCCAGGTACGTGCCCAGCGGTTTGATGACCACTTCCTGACGTTCCAGCAAGCGATCCACCACCAAGCCCAAACGGCGATCGTTGTCCGTGATCACCACCACCGGGAGAATCTCCCGTTGGCTGTTGTTCTTGGGCAGGCCGAGCAGGTCGGTCAATTCAACGATGCCCAGCACCTCGTCCCGCAAGGTGACCGCCTTGCGGCCGCTGACGTCGGTGAGAGTCTCGGTCTCGATTTTGGTCGTCTCGGATACCGCGTCCAGGGGGATGGCGTATGTGGCCCCGGCCACGGTGACCATCAGGGCGTCGATAATGGCCAGGGTCAAAGGCAGGACCAGGGTCATCTTCGAGCCCTTGCCCAGTTCCGAGGTCACGTTGACCGTGCCCTTGAGGTTCTTGATGTTGGTCCGGACAACGTCCATGCCCACGCCCCGACCGGAAATGTCCGTGATTTTCTCGGCCGAGGAGAACCCCGGAGCGAAAATCAGCTCCACGGCCTCCCGGTCGTCAAGCCTGGCGGCCTCCTCCTCGGACATCAGTCCTTTTTTCACCGCCACCTTGCGCATTTTCCCCGGATCAATGCCTCGGCCGTCGTCTTCCACCTCAATGGCCACGGAATTGCCCTTGTGGTAGGCGCGTAGCCAAACCCGTCCGGTGGGCGGCTTGCCCGCGGCGACACGCTCTTCTCGTCCTTCCAGCCCGTGGTCCATGGAATTGCGGATCAAGTGAACCAGAGGGTCGCCGATGACTTCCACGATGCTCTTATCCAACTCGGTTTCCTCGCCCTCGGTGATCAGCTCCACGTCCTTGCCGCTTTTGCGGCTCAGGTCTCGAACCAGTCGGGGAAACCTGGAGAACACCGCGCTCACCGCGACCATGCGCACCTGCATGATGGTGTCCTGAAGATCGTCGGAAATTCTGGCCATGGCGTAGGTGGATTCGGTCAACTGCTGGGCGACCTGTTCCACTTGGTCCGGATTTTCCTCCAGGGACTTGGACAACATGGCGAAGCGGTTGCGGTTGATGATCAACTCGCCGATCAGGTTCATCAAATGATCCAGCCGTTCGTGGTCCACCCGGATGGTGGTGGACGTCTTGGGCTTGGGGGGAGCGGTGGAATCTTGACGTGAAGCCGGCTGCTCGGCGGAGGCTTCAGGGGAAGAGGGGGGGGGCGAGTCCGGAGTCTCCGTCCGGTCGTCGTTGGTGTTTGAAGCAGGCGTGGCGGCGGCTGCCTCGGGTTTCGGCGAAGGCGCGTCCCAGGAGGAAGTGCTCGCTACGGGCTCATCTTGAGACGGTTTTGGGGCTTGGGATACGGCTTCTTGTTGTTCACCGCCGGATTCTTCAAGTCGTGCTTCAGGTTGCGGCTGAGAAGAAGCGTCGAAAAGCGTATGCTTGTTCAAAACCGCCTCGACCATGTCCGCAATGATCTCCTTTTCCTGGTTGAGCAGGTCCAGGAACAGCTCGAATCCCATGTCCGCGCCGCGGGCCTGGTCCACGAGCTTGGCCGTGCGCTCGGCGTAGACGTTCAAGTCGTCGTAGCCCATGTAGTTGGAGGAATTCTGGAGGGTCAGCAATGAGCGGTACAGGCCGTCAATGGAATCCCGATGGGCGGGATTCTCGGCCAACAGACCCAACGCCATGCGCATGTTTTCCACCTGTTGACGAGCGGTTTCGCGAAAAATAGCGAAGTCTTCAGGATCCATCCCGTTCGGAACCACTGAGGGGGGCGCTGTGTTGTTGGAGGAAGGGGCTTGAAGCGGCTGGTCATGGGGGAGGGGGGCGACGTCCTCAACTTGGGCCGATACGTCCGGTTGTTCGTCCATGCCCGCATCTCCCAGGCGGGCTTGGTACAGCTTGGCGATCATCGGCTGAACATCCG contains the following coding sequences:
- a CDS encoding HDOD domain-containing protein, with protein sequence MSEDLRTERKGQLLAVKDLPTLPTVLEEVSKLLEDPNSSTQQIAKLISRDQVLSAKVLKMVNSPIYGFPGRISTIQHALVLLGFNVIKGLIISTSVFELMTTSMVGLWEHSVGCAMACNAIAREAGFKEPEEYAVAGLLHDLGKVIVALQLPTAKAEIDAVVRQDDVLYLDAEKKVLGFGHDRINSWVADHWNLPVNLKIGISGHHRPVAAQHYPKMACVVHVGDFLIRTLEVGSGGDDLVPRLDSEALALLQLDMSQLDKVLDVMVAEIEGDGLSMGLG
- the sucD gene encoding succinate--CoA ligase subunit alpha, whose product is MQLNEHDGKTLFEESGVPTPKGLLLSPDDLTEGRRLELMSRLVGIPSPWMLKVQVLSGGRGKQGGIVSVDSLEELVTNAEGLFQMIVSDRKVPLLRIEQRADIAREFYLSLTLHREWGCPVLTIGRRGGVDVEAIGAEDPENLFIQKINPLAGLMDHHIRAAFFHLGLDRDAIKAFWPGFQTLVRNLWNCFLRNGLLLAEINPLVLTGDDRWLALDGKVEVDDNLADQRPELRRYERDLYFSDQECRARQAGLSYHRFGGRVGLMVNGAGLAMATMDLLTFSGLEPANFLDLGGGAGQKAMDAAMAILLDDPQVEAVLINLFGGILSCEKVAAALKNALGGRPPSKSVVVRLSGHGAEAGCALLADVPGNTLHVTDDLSQALAVLKTLVPSRTPVAEATGGSGSGLSTASFTGASSIPVAESLPRDRPFGLNASSQVLVQGLTGREGQRHAALMQEYGTLVVAGVTPFKGGENVLGLPVYSSVAAAVSKHRIDVSIIFVPAAVAADAILEAAQAGVPWIVCITEGIPQMDMLRVLKQLDGSPSRLVGPNTPGLIVPGEIKVGIMPGHIFTPGPVAVLSRSGTLTYETVHRLSAAGIGQSVCIGVGGDPYVGLGLTPCAELVIADPRTEAVLILGEIGGRAEEETAEHLRTMGWNGPILAFIAGRTAPEGKRLGHAGAILEKGGGGIQAKLDRLQAAGVTLCTNLDDIARLTGEALEIGRG
- a CDS encoding 23S rRNA (pseudouridine(1915)-N(3))-methyltransferase RlmH, which gives rise to MKAIACLAVGRLKTPHWVRAAEHYATLIGRFVRFERVEVKDAPGHLTLERRIDMESKALLAKLGPKDRVLGLDAAGRGYSSEAFATALEAWWEDPVRRPCFVLGGAFGFSGEFRERCDQLISLSPMTLPHELARVVLFEQVYRALTIQRGTGYHH
- a CDS encoding tyrosine recombinase XerC, which translates into the protein MSWIADKNDLSSYGRMFMAHLGVEKGYAEATLAAYGVDLLQFEHFVREKGLVPEAPESITRDTVRGYLADLHRRGVKRSSVARKLAALRSYFRFLIRQDILRVSPCAAIINPRQDVRHPTTLNVDQALRLVEASQEPDPRSLRNMALLELLYGSGLRISEALGLDLYDVDMNQGMVRVLGKGAKERLAPMTEPGVERMRVYLEHRGAFGPKPEERAVFLGMRGGRLNRREAAKIVDKIAAQVGLERRISPHVLRHSFASHLLESGADLRSVQELLGHARLSTTQRYTHLDLARIVQVYDQAHPLAGNSGGGEGEG
- the ybgF gene encoding tol-pal system protein YbgF; amino-acid sequence: MRRHWMPLVIGAGLLVLGLAGCASPSLQQGRIGNLEYALVEVRDRQDRLADEFRERLDSMELSLLQQERFLQDVLAAQDPTKSVVEETSRSTPKSADAMTPPSATPFEADQTEAVPALRTPSEPASVPGPRLTPEPEVRPSPTPKPQPSASADSRDQNEAKELYDQALAKYYRGEYAQARADFFTFQERFPNHPLVPNALYWQAETHYAQKQFAQSILVFKELSRRFPKSAKAPDALLKAGFAYEQLGDYPNARFHLRIVIDDYPDTPASRLGRERLPQLPTTAS
- the dprA gene encoding DNA-processing protein DprA, with the protein product MSRIRLKAHPDMDPDRRDEYLASLALRNSSGLGPRTWKRLLEHFGRAAVAVEHAGQWHDLGLARKNQVREFLAGSWRTAAEQEAQDARNKGMEVLLWSDRDYPALLRRIPNPPALLYLAGDRGLLGSPALAMVGSRKCSRYGMEAVRSISRDVSRAGICVISGFAAGIDRQAHVSALEEIGSSIAVLGTGLDLLYPAANKDLWLRLLRQGLIVTEFAPGTRPDAVNFPHRNRIISGLCLGVLVVEAAVRSGSLITASIALEQGREVFALPGPLNMESYNGCHHLIRQGATLVRTVEDILTELRPQLIGIKGSGAPDTAPKPSTSDSQGTGSDKPMDPPNLFSKEVSGDSLMVSSTSKPDNHFASADESCWETLNPEEERLVKFLEHRGRVHIDDICNGLDDEPSRISTLLLLLEMRSLVRRYPGMYYSLCGR
- a CDS encoding chemotaxis protein CheA, yielding MNQEFSDPEIFSDFIIEAKEHLETIEPNLLLLEKQPRDVGLLDAIFRPMHSLKGASGFLGLPQINNLAHKAENILDELRKGKFQVTPDIMDIILATTDALRTMIDNLEISGLEGDVETREIIARINGVLEGGGAPSAPVSQETTAPKNSSPSAPSPKSPADSPPQASTDSENGPSARHPASSDTYALNAVSAEHLADFLEEAQEIVTNLNQSLLELERTPEGKDELINDIFRYMHNLKGNSGLLGFSELNALAHEAESLLGQVRKGEIALERDLIDLLLAATDQVDGLVAKVDAESMTVTATDVQPMIAKLYQARLGDAGMDEQPDVSAQVEDVAPLPHDQPLQAPSSNNTAPPSVVPNGMDPEDFAIFRETARQQVENMRMALGLLAENPAHRDSIDGLYRSLLTLQNSSNYMGYDDLNVYAERTAKLVDQARGADMGFELFLDLLNQEKEIIADMVEAVLNKHTLFDASSQPQPEARLEESGGEQQEAVSQAPKPSQDEPVASTSSWDAPSPKPEAAAATPASNTNDDRTETPDSPPPSSPEASAEQPASRQDSTAPPKPKTSTTIRVDHERLDHLMNLIGELIINRNRFAMLSKSLEENPDQVEQVAQQLTESTYAMARISDDLQDTIMQVRMVAVSAVFSRFPRLVRDLSRKSGKDVELITEGEETELDKSIVEVIGDPLVHLIRNSMDHGLEGREERVAAGKPPTGRVWLRAYHKGNSVAIEVEDDGRGIDPGKMRKVAVKKGLMSEEEAARLDDREAVELIFAPGFSSAEKITDISGRGVGMDVVRTNIKNLKGTVNVTSELGKGSKMTLVLPLTLAIIDALMVTVAGATYAIPLDAVSETTKIETETLTDVSGRKAVTLRDEVLGIVELTDLLGLPKNNSQREILPVVVITDNDRRLGLVVDRLLERQEVVIKPLGTYLGDIDGISGATIMGDGSVVLILDPHEVYLLATSRPGR
- a CDS encoding diguanylate cyclase domain-containing protein — its product is MLCGRKLRFFLVCADRDRVEFFQSLWPSDQVEWTVFQRGPMALEQVFNAPPDLLLVDDDLPQLSGPTLVNMVKSENVYRQLPVVLCLTEEKPLENMDFHAVEMDDFLLYPISPLEARSRLSLTLHRASRELDANPLTKLPGNTSIIQRIQDLIDRKEPFALAYVDLDHFKSFNDKYGFSRGDEVLMMTARVIVNTIRSFAGKLTFVGHVGGDDFVFILPPDAVEFACQRVVESFDGIVPHFYDQDDQERGYILSTDRKGALQRFSMMSVSIAVVFNTDGRLKHFGEASQIAMNLKKKAKSIPGSSYVLDRRQE